The proteins below come from a single Necator americanus strain Aroian chromosome V, whole genome shotgun sequence genomic window:
- a CDS encoding hypothetical protein (NECATOR_CHRV.G18276.T1): protein MVRLLKTMDFLEIYLGLVSTRDLNICTASRFFKVLYFTVSFVNYFTSLYFNSDLLKKSCYSNSFLYLKL, encoded by the exons ATGGTAAG atTGCTCAAAACTATGGATTTTCTTGAGATCTACCTTGGCCTTGTCTCAACCCGAGATCTTAACATCTGCACAGCATcaagattttttaaagttttatacTTTACAGTCAGTTTCGTCAATTATTTTACCAGTTTGTATTTTAATTCCGATTTGTTAAAGAAGTCCTGTTATTCGAATTCATTTCTATACTTGAAATTGTAG